From the genome of Phytohabitans rumicis, one region includes:
- a CDS encoding iron-containing alcohol dehydrogenase, protein MSTAPFEFATAGRLLVGPGRAAELPAVVRGLGTRALVCTGAHPDRHHELIARLAVPYAVFPVTGEPTVDLARAGVAAAREHRADVVVAIGGGSVLDLGKAVAMLLANGGDPLDYLEVVGQGHPIAKPSVPCVAVPTTAGTGSEVTANAVLASPAHGLKASLRAPGMIPRVALVDPLLTIDCPPAVTAASGLDALTQCLEPLVSIRANPVTDALAREGLRRAGSGLRRAYADGTDVDARTDMAVCALLGGMALANAKLGAVHGFAGVIGGVLDVPHGLACAALLVPVIEANVAALRARQPHHPALTRYAESAALLTGNAQASTADGIAWLRETLSLLQVPALGAYGLRAEHADDIVAKTAKASSTQGNPVVLEAAELHAILAHATR, encoded by the coding sequence ATGAGTACGGCGCCGTTCGAGTTCGCCACCGCCGGCCGGCTGCTGGTCGGTCCCGGCCGGGCCGCGGAGTTGCCGGCGGTCGTGCGCGGCCTCGGCACGCGGGCGCTGGTGTGCACCGGCGCCCACCCGGACCGGCACCATGAGCTGATCGCGCGGCTGGCCGTGCCGTACGCGGTGTTCCCCGTGACCGGCGAACCCACCGTCGACCTGGCGCGTGCCGGCGTGGCGGCGGCCCGGGAGCACCGGGCCGACGTCGTCGTCGCGATCGGCGGCGGCAGCGTCCTCGATCTGGGCAAGGCGGTGGCCATGCTGCTGGCCAACGGCGGCGACCCGCTGGACTACCTCGAGGTGGTCGGGCAGGGGCACCCCATCGCCAAGCCGTCCGTGCCGTGCGTCGCGGTGCCCACCACCGCCGGCACCGGCTCGGAGGTGACCGCCAACGCGGTGCTCGCCTCGCCCGCGCACGGGCTGAAGGCGAGCTTGCGCGCGCCCGGGATGATCCCCCGCGTCGCGCTCGTCGACCCGCTGCTGACCATCGACTGCCCGCCGGCGGTGACCGCGGCCAGCGGGCTGGACGCACTCACCCAGTGCCTCGAACCGCTCGTCTCGATCCGCGCCAATCCGGTGACCGACGCGCTGGCGCGCGAAGGGCTCCGCCGCGCGGGCAGCGGCCTGCGGCGCGCCTACGCGGACGGCACCGACGTCGACGCGCGCACCGACATGGCCGTCTGCGCGCTCCTGGGCGGGATGGCGCTCGCCAACGCCAAACTCGGCGCGGTACACGGGTTCGCCGGCGTGATCGGCGGCGTCCTGGACGTGCCGCACGGCCTCGCCTGCGCCGCGCTGCTCGTCCCCGTCATCGAGGCGAACGTCGCGGCACTGCGCGCCCGTCAACCCCACCACCCGGCGCTGACCCGGTACGCGGAGAGCGCGGCGCTGCTCACCGGGAACGCCCAAGCCTCCACAGCGGACGGTATCGCCTGGTTGCGCGAAACCCTGAGCCTGCTCCAGGTGCCGGCGCTCGGCGCGTACGGCCTGCGCGCCGAACACGCCGACGACATCGTCGCCAAGACCGCCAAGGCCAGCAGCACCCAGGGCAACCCCGTCGTCCTCGAAGCAGCTGAATTACACGCCATCCTGGCCCACGCCACGCGGTAG
- a CDS encoding ion transporter has protein sequence MESRPFDAVIVIIIGANAVVLGLETYEHLGAATPLLRGLEWSFRAVFVAEIAVRILAYGRRPQDFFRHGWNVFDFIVIAAAFIPGLHGESPILRIVRIARVLRLVRFSPGLRTIVAALWRSLPGVGGFLALAMVTLYVYGMAGWLIFEETYPEQYGTIGRAVLTLFVLLSLENLPELIEQGMALSPWTLVYYVSYVLITANLLLNILIAVIVNSMEEARRLEMTERMASDEDGDGVPDELDRIAISQRLDDLRTVVAELERELRINRDVTERSRDD, from the coding sequence GTGGAATCGCGCCCCTTCGACGCGGTCATCGTCATCATCATCGGCGCCAACGCGGTCGTCCTGGGCCTGGAGACCTACGAGCACCTCGGGGCGGCTACGCCGTTGCTGCGCGGACTGGAGTGGTCGTTCCGAGCCGTCTTCGTGGCCGAGATCGCGGTGCGCATCCTCGCCTACGGGCGCCGGCCCCAGGACTTCTTCCGGCACGGCTGGAACGTCTTCGACTTCATCGTCATCGCCGCCGCGTTCATCCCCGGCCTGCACGGCGAGTCACCCATCCTGCGCATCGTGCGGATCGCCCGCGTACTGCGGCTGGTGCGCTTCTCACCCGGCCTGCGCACCATCGTGGCCGCGCTGTGGCGCAGCCTGCCCGGCGTCGGCGGCTTCCTCGCCCTCGCGATGGTCACCCTCTACGTGTACGGCATGGCCGGCTGGCTCATCTTCGAGGAGACCTACCCGGAGCAGTACGGCACCATCGGCCGCGCCGTGCTGACCCTCTTCGTGCTGCTGTCGTTGGAGAACCTGCCCGAACTGATCGAACAGGGCATGGCACTGTCGCCATGGACCCTCGTCTACTACGTCAGCTACGTACTGATCACCGCCAACCTGTTGCTCAACATCCTCATCGCCGTCATCGTCAACTCGATGGAGGAGGCCCGCCGCCTGGAGATGACCGAGCGGATGGCCTCCGATGAGGACGGCGACGGCGTACCCGATGAGCTGGACCGGATCGCGATCAGCCAGCGCCTCGACGACCTGCGCACGGTCGTCGCCGAACTCGAACGCGAGCTGCGCATCAACCGCGACGTCACCGAACGCTCCAGGGACGACTAG
- a CDS encoding DUF6368 family protein, which yields MTGPSVLVLLRTPLSDADVNALYAWLAKGFGAEDDGWWLLRDADAVGLPCPSEPTGAVLVEPGPWSGRDEPEVPATYAAAVGFVPVAEIGLAMEGGRDGEHRLLAHLALALVGCYGGLIEVDGMVKFAPPAAAQPETEAQRRQRWLAANRTGVAGMPGRCYEAPYVSMRGEPVIVNVVDAEFLAAWLRHPSFRM from the coding sequence ATGACGGGACCCAGTGTCTTGGTGCTTCTGCGCACTCCACTGTCCGATGCGGATGTCAACGCGTTGTACGCGTGGCTGGCCAAGGGGTTCGGCGCGGAGGACGACGGTTGGTGGCTGCTGCGTGACGCGGACGCGGTCGGCCTGCCGTGCCCGTCGGAGCCGACCGGTGCGGTGCTGGTGGAGCCCGGCCCGTGGTCGGGTCGCGACGAGCCCGAGGTGCCCGCGACGTACGCGGCGGCGGTGGGCTTCGTGCCGGTCGCGGAGATCGGCCTGGCGATGGAGGGCGGCCGCGACGGCGAGCACCGACTCCTCGCCCACCTGGCGTTGGCCCTGGTCGGCTGCTACGGCGGACTGATCGAGGTGGACGGCATGGTCAAGTTCGCGCCGCCGGCTGCCGCCCAGCCGGAGACCGAGGCGCAGCGACGGCAGCGGTGGCTGGCCGCCAACCGTACGGGGGTGGCCGGCATGCCCGGTCGCTGTTACGAGGCCCCGTACGTGTCGATGCGGGGCGAGCCCGTGATCGTGAACGTGGTGGACGCGGAGTTCCTGGCGGCGTGGCTGCGTCACCCGAGCTTTCGCATGTGA